A portion of the Actomonas aquatica genome contains these proteins:
- a CDS encoding KAP family P-loop NTPase fold protein, translating into MKLRRPPLQIDPQNPFSGSLFQREQFADSLTSLIRKSQDGTVIFVNGPWGSGKSTFLKMWQSKLSNENLPCLAFDAFAADSHEDPFLSFTGEIYGLLKGLEDSRTGIEPVTRKFREAAVDVLKAAAPVAAKVALKWATAGVVGNNELGQMAEAASGTGDNLAEAAESVIRRKIEEYSASKSTTAHFKETLESAASLIRDEHDFPLTIVVDELDRCRPDFALGLLERIKHLFDVSGVVFVLFVNQRQIESYIGSVYGETVDAPSYLQKFGDLFVDIPAESNAAIHSGGLPEFFGKLLRDFNYPSDGSFSAVASQLAVFGDHFGLTLREAEHVVRVIALDGAATGNREFDWYPFREFFSVVKIKRPDLFSEICAQTTDTAALVNALRIEKLRSRANGERSDEMAKIWAGLIHVAQETHSDQVVDHYIQTLRRIFRAGETAAGYTCRRLSRFRYQP; encoded by the coding sequence ATGAAACTGCGACGCCCACCTCTTCAGATCGATCCGCAGAATCCTTTCTCGGGCTCCCTTTTTCAACGAGAGCAATTCGCCGACTCGCTCACATCGCTTATTCGAAAATCGCAGGACGGCACTGTTATTTTTGTGAACGGGCCGTGGGGCTCCGGAAAGAGCACCTTCCTGAAGATGTGGCAGTCGAAACTCTCCAACGAGAACCTCCCCTGCCTCGCGTTTGATGCCTTCGCCGCCGACAGCCACGAGGATCCGTTTCTGTCGTTCACCGGCGAAATCTACGGACTTTTGAAAGGGCTCGAAGACTCGCGCACCGGCATTGAACCCGTAACTCGAAAGTTTCGCGAAGCAGCCGTCGACGTTCTCAAGGCTGCCGCCCCAGTTGCGGCAAAAGTTGCCCTGAAATGGGCCACCGCGGGTGTCGTCGGAAACAACGAACTCGGTCAAATGGCAGAGGCTGCAAGCGGGACCGGTGACAATCTTGCCGAGGCAGCCGAGTCCGTGATTCGGCGCAAAATCGAGGAGTATTCGGCATCCAAGTCGACCACCGCTCACTTCAAGGAAACATTGGAAAGCGCCGCTTCCCTCATCCGAGATGAGCATGACTTCCCGCTCACCATCGTGGTGGACGAACTGGACCGTTGCCGCCCTGACTTCGCGCTCGGCCTTCTAGAGCGGATAAAACACCTCTTTGACGTTTCCGGAGTCGTCTTCGTGCTGTTCGTCAATCAACGGCAAATCGAGAGCTACATCGGATCTGTCTACGGCGAAACAGTCGATGCACCATCTTACCTTCAAAAATTTGGCGACTTGTTTGTGGATATTCCCGCTGAGTCTAACGCCGCCATACATTCGGGAGGGCTTCCAGAATTTTTCGGCAAATTGCTTCGAGATTTCAACTATCCTTCCGATGGCTCATTCAGCGCTGTCGCCTCACAACTTGCTGTCTTCGGTGATCATTTCGGTCTAACGCTGCGTGAAGCTGAACACGTGGTTCGTGTTATAGCGCTGGATGGTGCCGCGACCGGGAATCGAGAGTTCGATTGGTATCCGTTCCGTGAGTTCTTCTCCGTAGTAAAAATCAAACGGCCCGATCTCTTTTCTGAGATCTGCGCGCAAACCACCGACACTGCCGCCTTGGTCAATGCACTAAGAATCGAAAAGTTGAGAAGTCGCGCAAACGGCGAGCGTTCGGACGAAATGGCCAAAATTTGGGCCGGTTTGATCCACGTCGCGCAAGAGACGCACTCAGATCAAGTTGTTGATCACTACATTCAAACACTGAGGAGAATTTTTCGGGCCGGCGAAACCGCAGCTGGATACACTTGCCGTCGGCTGTCCCGCTTCCGATATCAGCCGTAA